Proteins encoded in a region of the Diabrotica virgifera virgifera chromosome 4, PGI_DIABVI_V3a genome:
- the LOC114339666 gene encoding uncharacterized protein LOC114339666 yields MHSFCYRYSELASFGQDCLKSIQDTVKDDYLVDNLMMDGLQNQNDNDNPSTNENHFYDIQPICLVRDIRKEENTKVYTELKPLPLIDGTKDGSQNDTDVNNECHKEKSVDVIDVCQHNKGY; encoded by the exons ATGCATTCTTTTTGTTATAGGTATAGTGAACTTGCGTCCTTTGGTCAAGATTGTTTGAAATCGATACAAGATACTGTGAAAGACGATTATTTGGTTGATAACCTGATGATGGACGGCTTACAAAATCAAAA tgataATGATAACCCCTCTACTAATGAAAACCATTTTTATGATATTCAACCAATATGTTTAGTAAGAGATATTAGGAAGGAAGAAAACACAAAAGTTTATACCGAATTAAAACCGCTACCATTAATTGATGGAACAAAGGATGGTAGTCAAAATGATACGGATGTTAATAATGAATGTCACAAAGAAAAATCGGTTGATGTTATAGACGTTTGTCAGCATAATAAAGgttactaa